The following is a genomic window from Methanoplanus sp. FWC-SCC4.
TTTAATCGGCATTATATCAAATGCTGATGTAATAAGATCACAGATTGAGCATGTTTCACCTGAAAAAGTGTTCAAATTCATTGAAACTCTCAAGATGCTTCATGATGTGGATCCAAAGCTTGAAAGGGAAATAATACCTGTAAACAATCTTCTTCCGACACAGTCAAAGATCTATGAGGATGAGCTTGAGGGCAGAATATATGAAATAAAAAAAGGTCTTGCTGAACCGATAATTGTTGTAAGACGCCCTGGTAAATTAATCCTTGTTGATGGTCATCACAGGGCTGTTGCGGCAAAACGCCTTGGCTTAAAAGAGCTCGATGCCTATGTTATAGATATTGAAGAGGATGTCGAACTTGGACTTGAAAAAACGGCAAGACAGATGAAATTAAGAACACTTGATG
Proteins encoded in this region:
- a CDS encoding CBS domain-containing ParB/RepB/Spo0J family partition protein → MDKKKVRNYMTYDVITIDVKGTAKDVIEAIRLTKHDGFPVVDGKKVVGYISARDLLFVYPSTPIERIMSRHLIVADPEMSINDAARVIFRSGIQKLPVVDDDGNLIGIISNADVIRSQIEHVSPEKVFKFIETLKMLHDVDPKLEREIIPVNNLLPTQSKIYEDELEGRIYEIKKGLAEPIIVVRRPGKLILVDGHHRAVAAKRLGLKELDAYVIDIEEDVELGLEKTARQMKLRTLDDVQVLDYARHPLVALTHRLVRHN